In the genome of Armatimonadota bacterium, one region contains:
- the eno gene encoding phosphopyruvate hydratase, with amino-acid sequence MTYIESIRAREIMDSRGNPTVEVDVELSGGARGRAAVPSGASTGEREALELVDGDKSRYLGKGRLKAVANVNEKIAPELVGWDATDQVAIDKMMIEMDGTENKSNLGANAILGVSMAVAKAAADAFDLPVYQYIGGVNAKTLPVPMMNILNGGQHAANNVDLQEFMIMPVGACCFAECLRWGAEVFHALAKVLKERGLASGVGDEGGFAPNLESNEDALKAIMEAIEKAGYSAGDQIRIALDPAASSFYDSSKGRYVLSGEGRELTSDEMIGYYSALVDNYPIISIEDGLDENDWESWPKLRAAIGDRVQIVGDDLTVTNTKYLKRAIDEKAINSILIKVNQIGSLTETLDAIEMAKRAQMTAVVSHRSGETDDTTISHIVVGTNAGQIKTGAPSRMDRVAKYNELLRIEEQLGSVAIYPGLSAWYNLG; translated from the coding sequence ATGACGTATATCGAGAGCATTCGCGCCCGCGAGATCATGGACTCGCGCGGCAATCCCACCGTAGAAGTGGATGTCGAACTGTCGGGTGGCGCACGGGGACGCGCAGCGGTTCCGTCTGGCGCATCCACCGGCGAGCGCGAGGCGCTGGAACTGGTGGACGGCGACAAGAGCCGCTACCTGGGCAAGGGCCGCCTCAAGGCCGTGGCCAATGTCAATGAGAAGATCGCGCCTGAACTCGTGGGCTGGGACGCCACCGACCAGGTCGCTATCGACAAGATGATGATCGAGATGGACGGCACCGAGAACAAGTCCAATCTCGGCGCCAACGCGATCCTGGGCGTCTCCATGGCCGTCGCCAAGGCCGCTGCGGACGCCTTCGACCTGCCGGTGTACCAGTACATCGGTGGCGTCAACGCCAAGACCTTGCCCGTGCCGATGATGAACATTCTCAATGGTGGGCAGCATGCCGCGAACAACGTGGACCTGCAAGAGTTCATGATCATGCCCGTAGGCGCCTGCTGCTTCGCCGAGTGCCTGCGTTGGGGCGCCGAAGTGTTCCATGCCCTGGCCAAGGTTCTCAAGGAGCGCGGGCTGGCTTCCGGCGTGGGCGATGAGGGTGGCTTCGCGCCGAACCTCGAGTCCAACGAGGACGCCCTGAAGGCGATCATGGAGGCCATCGAGAAGGCCGGGTATTCCGCCGGCGACCAGATCCGCATCGCCCTGGACCCCGCCGCCAGTTCGTTCTATGACTCCTCCAAGGGCCGCTACGTGCTGTCCGGCGAGGGCCGCGAACTCACCTCCGACGAGATGATCGGTTACTATTCGGCTCTTGTGGACAACTATCCGATCATTTCCATCGAAGACGGCCTGGATGAGAATGACTGGGAGAGCTGGCCGAAGCTGCGCGCCGCCATCGGCGACCGCGTGCAGATCGTCGGCGACGACCTCACCGTCACCAACACCAAGTACCTGAAGCGCGCCATCGACGAAAAGGCCATCAACTCGATCCTGATCAAGGTCAACCAGATCGGCTCGCTCACCGAGACGCTGGATGCCATCGAGATGGCCAAGCGCGCGCAGATGACCGCCGTGGTATCCCACCGCAGCGGCGAGACCGACGACACCACCATCTCACACATCGTGGTGGGGACCAACGCCGGGCAGATCAAGACCGGCGCGCCGTCGCGCATGGACCGGGTCGCCAAGTACAACGAGCTTCTCCGCATCGAGGAGCAGCTTGGTTCCGTGGCCATCTACCCGGGCCTGTCGGCGTGGTACAACCTGGGCTAG